A single region of the Deltaproteobacteria bacterium genome encodes:
- the dnaE gene encoding DNA polymerase III subunit alpha: MADFAHLHLHTLYSLLQGAIRLGPLMERVKAGGMDSVAMTDTANLYGAVDFVKQAKKHGVHPILGSEIFVQGADARPAALVLLAENGTGYRNLRHLLSTAWLEHHEPSARFPLIPFSLLSKHTEGLFALSGGLDGEPARAFVERGPDAAREAVARYRQLFAPAHYHLELQINGYPERRRVNEFFKELSRDEKIPLVATGDCHYLDRRDARAHEVLLSIAEQVRVEELRRSRQVGETQYLRTAEEMLELFEDVPDAVYRTAEIAEACSVDLELGKHTYLPNFEVGEGHDQASWLAKVSAEGLGKRFAEIGDSYPYDEQEYLDRLELELKVITDMGFPGYFLIVQEFINWAKDHGVAVGPGRGSGAGSLVAWVLRITDLDPIHHGLLFERFLNPERVSMPDFDVDFCQTRRDEVIEHVNQLYGVENVGQIITFGQLKARSVIRDVVRVMGLPFAEGDRLAKLVPPDLGMTLEKALQQEPRLKELYESREQPIYREIIDIAMKLEGLNRQAGVHAAGVVIGDKPLWEYVPVIRSKDGDIVTQFAKEEVEEAGLVKFDFLGLKTLTMIEDALRLVNRGRPEEEKVRVEGLPLDDPKVYELISRGDTTGVFQLESSGFKELLKKLRPDRFSDIVAAVALYRPGPLGSGMVDDFIARKHGRQAVSYPHPALERVLEETKGVIVYQEQVMEISRILAGYSLGRADLLRRAMGKKKAEVMAAERSGFLEGAAANEIDPDLAGQIFDLMEKFAAYGFNKSHSAAYGLITYQTAWLKTHYPVEAMAALLTSERDNTDKVVTHIGEVRRDMGIEVVPPDINRSGEFFDVLPPDEGERLGKILFGLGAVKGVGHAAIEAILEAREEEVHFRGLLHFCEAVDTRRVNKRTVEALIKAGCFDYVGVPRENLLATLDRAMERGQKAQKDREMGQSDLFGGGFASGGKSASATENERADIYRENEEGPWTERERLGAEKEALGFYLTGHPLDRFAKAAGRLATPLTQLARCEPYEEVKVAVIVEGVQERVTKAGARMARLVLEDLAGRSDAVCFSGTFLEIEELLKGDDPLLLSGRVRVEGEGEEATVEFRVQGAQRLEDVRAEVASAITLSVPPEVLDEGKARRLRELLAAHPGRCTTFLKIREEGSWETVLRLGELSVQPTEALLAGVDALFGRRVTEVH; encoded by the coding sequence GTGGCGGACTTCGCGCACCTGCATCTGCACACCCTCTACTCGCTCCTGCAGGGAGCGATCCGCCTCGGTCCGCTGATGGAGCGGGTCAAGGCGGGGGGCATGGACTCGGTCGCCATGACCGACACCGCCAACCTCTACGGGGCGGTGGACTTCGTGAAGCAGGCGAAGAAGCACGGCGTCCACCCGATCCTCGGCAGCGAGATCTTCGTCCAGGGCGCCGACGCCCGGCCCGCGGCCCTCGTGCTCCTGGCCGAGAACGGGACGGGTTACCGCAACCTGCGGCACCTGCTCTCCACTGCCTGGTTGGAGCACCACGAGCCCAGCGCCCGCTTCCCGTTGATCCCCTTCTCGCTGCTCTCGAAGCACACCGAGGGGCTCTTCGCCCTCTCGGGCGGCCTCGACGGCGAGCCGGCGCGGGCCTTCGTCGAGCGGGGGCCGGACGCCGCCCGCGAGGCAGTGGCGCGCTACCGCCAACTCTTCGCGCCGGCGCACTACCACCTCGAGCTGCAGATCAACGGCTACCCCGAGCGCCGGCGGGTCAACGAGTTCTTCAAGGAGCTCTCCCGCGACGAGAAGATCCCCCTGGTGGCCACCGGCGACTGCCACTACCTCGACCGGCGCGACGCCCGGGCGCACGAGGTGCTGCTCTCCATCGCCGAGCAGGTGCGGGTCGAGGAGCTGCGCCGCAGCCGGCAGGTGGGCGAGACCCAGTACCTGCGCACGGCCGAGGAGATGCTCGAGCTCTTCGAGGACGTGCCCGACGCCGTCTACCGCACCGCAGAGATCGCCGAGGCCTGCTCGGTGGACCTCGAGCTGGGGAAGCACACCTACCTGCCCAACTTCGAGGTGGGGGAGGGGCACGACCAGGCCAGCTGGCTGGCCAAGGTGAGCGCCGAGGGGCTGGGGAAGCGCTTCGCCGAGATCGGCGACAGCTACCCCTACGACGAGCAGGAGTACCTCGATCGCCTGGAGCTGGAGCTCAAGGTGATCACCGACATGGGCTTCCCCGGCTACTTCCTGATCGTGCAGGAGTTCATCAACTGGGCGAAGGACCACGGGGTGGCGGTGGGGCCGGGCCGCGGCTCGGGCGCCGGCTCCCTGGTCGCCTGGGTGCTGCGGATCACCGACCTCGATCCCATCCACCATGGCCTGCTCTTCGAGCGCTTCCTCAACCCCGAGCGGGTCTCGATGCCCGACTTCGACGTCGACTTCTGCCAGACCCGACGCGACGAGGTGATCGAGCACGTCAACCAGCTCTACGGCGTCGAGAACGTCGGCCAGATCATCACCTTCGGTCAGCTCAAGGCCCGCTCGGTGATCCGCGACGTCGTGCGGGTGATGGGCCTGCCCTTCGCCGAGGGTGACCGCCTGGCCAAGCTGGTGCCGCCCGACCTGGGGATGACCCTGGAGAAGGCGCTGCAGCAGGAGCCGCGGCTCAAGGAGCTCTACGAGAGCCGCGAGCAGCCCATCTACCGCGAGATCATCGACATCGCGATGAAGCTCGAGGGCCTCAACCGCCAGGCGGGGGTCCACGCCGCCGGCGTGGTCATCGGCGACAAGCCGCTCTGGGAGTACGTGCCGGTCATCCGCTCGAAGGACGGGGACATTGTCACCCAGTTCGCCAAGGAGGAGGTCGAGGAGGCGGGCCTGGTGAAGTTCGACTTCCTGGGCCTGAAGACCCTCACCATGATCGAGGACGCCCTGCGGCTGGTGAACCGCGGGCGCCCCGAGGAGGAGAAGGTCCGGGTCGAGGGCCTGCCCCTCGACGATCCGAAGGTCTACGAGCTGATCTCTCGCGGCGACACCACCGGCGTCTTCCAGCTGGAGTCCTCGGGCTTCAAGGAGCTGCTCAAGAAGCTGCGCCCGGATCGCTTCTCGGACATCGTCGCCGCGGTCGCCCTCTACCGGCCGGGCCCCCTGGGCTCGGGGATGGTCGACGACTTCATCGCCCGCAAGCACGGCCGGCAGGCGGTCTCCTATCCGCACCCGGCCCTGGAGCGGGTGCTGGAGGAGACCAAGGGCGTCATCGTCTACCAGGAGCAGGTCATGGAGATCAGCCGGATCCTCGCCGGCTACTCCCTCGGGCGCGCGGACCTGCTGCGCCGGGCGATGGGCAAGAAGAAGGCCGAGGTCATGGCCGCCGAGCGCTCCGGCTTCCTCGAGGGCGCCGCGGCCAACGAGATCGATCCGGACCTGGCCGGTCAGATCTTCGACCTGATGGAGAAGTTCGCCGCCTACGGCTTCAACAAGTCGCACTCGGCGGCCTACGGGCTGATCACCTACCAGACCGCCTGGCTCAAGACCCACTACCCGGTCGAGGCGATGGCGGCCCTCCTCACCTCCGAGCGGGACAACACCGACAAGGTGGTCACCCACATCGGCGAGGTGCGCCGGGACATGGGCATCGAGGTGGTGCCGCCGGACATCAACCGCTCGGGCGAGTTCTTCGACGTGCTCCCCCCCGACGAGGGCGAGCGCCTCGGGAAGATCCTCTTCGGCCTCGGGGCGGTGAAGGGCGTCGGTCACGCGGCGATCGAGGCGATCCTCGAGGCGCGCGAGGAGGAGGTGCACTTCCGCGGCCTGCTCCACTTCTGCGAGGCGGTGGACACCCGCCGGGTGAACAAGCGCACCGTCGAGGCCCTGATCAAGGCGGGCTGCTTCGACTACGTCGGCGTGCCCCGCGAGAACCTCCTGGCCACCCTCGACCGCGCGATGGAGCGGGGACAGAAGGCCCAGAAGGACCGTGAGATGGGCCAGTCCGATCTCTTTGGCGGCGGCTTCGCCAGCGGGGGCAAGTCCGCCAGCGCCACCGAGAACGAGCGTGCCGACATCTACCGGGAGAACGAGGAGGGGCCCTGGACCGAGCGCGAGCGCCTCGGGGCCGAGAAGGAGGCCCTCGGCTTCTACCTCACCGGTCACCCCCTCGATCGCTTCGCCAAGGCCGCCGGCCGCCTGGCCACCCCCCTCACCCAGCTCGCCCGCTGCGAGCCCTACGAGGAGGTGAAGGTGGCGGTGATCGTCGAGGGGGTTCAGGAGCGGGTGACGAAGGCCGGCGCCCGGATGGCCCGGCTGGTCCTCGAGGACCTCGCTGGCCGCTCCGACGCCGTCTGCTTCTCGGGTACCTTCCTGGAGATCGAGGAGCTGCTCAAGGGAGACGACCCCCTCCTCCTCTCCGGCCGGGTGCGGGTCGAGGGCGAGGGCGAGGAGGCCACGGTCGAGTTCCGGGTGCAGGGCGCCCAGCGTCTGGAGGACGTCCGCGCCGAGGTGGCCAGCGCCATCACCCTCTCGGTGCCCCCCGAGGTCCTCGACGAGGGGAAGGCGCGGCGGCTGCGTGAGCTGCTCGCCGCGCACCCCGGCCGCTGCACCACCTTCCTGAAGATCCGCGAGGAGGGCAGCTGGGAGACGGTGCTCCGCCTCGGCGAGCTCTCGGTGCAGCCCACCGAGGCGCTCCTCGCCGGCGTCGACGCCCTCTTCGGGCGCCGGGTCACCGAGGTCCACTAG
- a CDS encoding trypsin-like peptidase domain-containing protein yields MRHFRARTALLALALLSIPPGAEARQGPEASGATPPPAADSGAWSKTLATVVPSVVSIKIRFVRAFDTEHSVTSQATGFLVDAKEGLILTNRHVVGPGPSVAEAVFADHEEVELTPVYRDPVHDFGVYRFDPKQVRYQQLDALELRPDHATVGREIRVVGNDSGEKLSILAGTIARTDRSAPAYGRGGFNDFNTFYIQAASSTSGGSSGSPVLDVHGHVVALNAGGRMLAASSYYLPLDRVVRALDAIRAGRAISRGTLQLTTVYEPYHEVRRLGTTEATEQAFRKAAPEGHGMLVIRRISPGGPAAEALKVGDVLLSVGGRRAVDFLAVETVLDEAVGQEVEVVVERAGERVRAMLKVDDLHAITPAEYLEVGGGILNALSYQVARQFDLPTRGVYVARPGYMFDSGGVAHRSVLTAIDGKPVTTLDEAAAILASLGDGARVPVRSFLPHDRHRSISGVMTVDRRFFPFRRCKRDDATGRWPCQEITEVPPTPPVEPATVALPKVKPARLQAAADSLVEVRYRVPFRVDGVNGDDFAGTGLILDATRGLVVVDRDTVAVPLGDCTVTFGGSLRVPAEVVFLHPLHDVAVVRYDPKLIGKTPVRPAVLRDRPPEAGEKLRLLALTRSLQVVTQEVEVTKVDAPGITRGSPPRFREGNVLVASVNDSEKNIGGALVDGAGQVAALWFSVLDGRNGRMLALPTYLIKDLLPALRQGKAPTVRTLGADLALTPLASARDQGLSAKWIAEFQKAGLRRLLSVARLARGVPASEVLEEGDLLLRVGGRLAADYRTVEQAERGEELRLTVLREGKELELQAKTVPLSGRGTEKIVLWAGALLQEPHWPLTADWGQPREGVYISWVSAGSPAQRYPLQPTRRIVAVQGESVADLEGFLAAVKDLPERAVVRLDTVDLQGRPDVVTLLLDLANWPTSRLDWKPEGWVRTP; encoded by the coding sequence ATGCGTCACTTCCGAGCCCGGACCGCCCTCCTCGCCCTCGCCCTCCTCTCGATCCCGCCCGGGGCCGAGGCCCGCCAGGGCCCGGAGGCCAGCGGGGCCACCCCGCCGCCCGCCGCGGACAGCGGCGCCTGGTCGAAGACCCTGGCCACGGTGGTCCCCTCGGTGGTCTCCATCAAGATCCGCTTCGTGCGCGCCTTCGACACCGAGCACTCCGTCACCAGCCAGGCCACCGGCTTCCTGGTCGACGCGAAGGAGGGCCTGATCCTCACCAACCGCCACGTCGTGGGGCCCGGCCCCTCGGTGGCGGAGGCCGTCTTCGCCGACCACGAGGAGGTCGAGCTCACCCCCGTCTACCGGGATCCGGTCCACGACTTCGGGGTCTACCGCTTCGATCCGAAGCAGGTCCGCTACCAGCAGCTCGACGCCCTCGAGCTGCGCCCGGACCACGCCACCGTGGGCCGGGAGATCCGGGTGGTGGGCAACGACTCGGGGGAGAAGCTCTCGATCCTGGCCGGCACGATCGCCCGCACCGACCGCTCGGCCCCGGCCTACGGCCGCGGGGGCTTCAACGACTTCAACACCTTCTACATCCAGGCCGCCTCCTCGACCTCCGGGGGCTCCTCGGGCTCGCCGGTCCTCGACGTCCACGGCCACGTCGTCGCCCTCAACGCCGGCGGCCGGATGCTGGCCGCCTCGAGCTACTACCTCCCCCTCGACCGGGTCGTGCGCGCCCTCGACGCCATCCGCGCCGGCCGGGCCATCTCCCGGGGCACCCTCCAGCTCACCACGGTCTACGAGCCCTACCACGAGGTGCGCCGCCTCGGGACGACGGAGGCCACCGAGCAGGCCTTCCGCAAGGCCGCCCCGGAGGGCCACGGCATGCTCGTCATCCGCCGGATCTCTCCGGGGGGGCCGGCCGCCGAGGCGCTGAAGGTCGGCGACGTCCTCCTCTCGGTGGGGGGGCGCCGGGCGGTGGACTTCCTCGCGGTGGAGACGGTCCTCGACGAGGCCGTGGGCCAGGAGGTCGAGGTGGTGGTCGAGCGCGCCGGCGAGCGCGTGCGCGCGATGCTGAAGGTCGACGACCTCCACGCCATCACGCCGGCGGAGTACCTCGAGGTGGGCGGCGGCATCCTCAACGCCCTCTCCTACCAGGTGGCCCGGCAGTTCGATCTGCCGACCCGGGGGGTCTACGTCGCCCGGCCCGGCTACATGTTCGACTCCGGTGGCGTCGCCCACCGCTCGGTGCTCACCGCCATCGACGGCAAGCCGGTGACCACCCTCGACGAGGCCGCGGCCATCCTCGCCTCGCTCGGCGACGGCGCCCGGGTGCCGGTGCGCTCCTTCCTGCCCCACGATCGCCACCGCTCGATCTCCGGGGTGATGACCGTCGACCGCCGCTTCTTCCCCTTCCGGCGCTGCAAGCGCGACGACGCCACCGGCCGCTGGCCCTGCCAGGAGATCACCGAGGTTCCGCCGACCCCCCCCGTGGAGCCGGCCACCGTGGCCCTGCCGAAGGTGAAGCCCGCGCGCCTCCAGGCCGCGGCGGACAGCCTGGTGGAGGTCCGCTACCGGGTGCCCTTCCGGGTCGACGGCGTCAACGGCGACGACTTCGCCGGCACCGGCCTGATCCTCGACGCGACCCGCGGCCTGGTGGTGGTCGACCGCGACACGGTCGCCGTCCCCCTCGGCGACTGCACCGTCACCTTCGGCGGCAGCCTGCGCGTCCCCGCGGAGGTGGTCTTCCTCCACCCCCTCCACGACGTGGCGGTGGTCCGCTACGACCCGAAGCTGATCGGCAAGACGCCGGTGCGGCCCGCGGTCCTGCGCGATCGCCCCCCCGAGGCGGGCGAGAAGCTGCGCCTCCTCGCCCTCACCCGCAGCCTCCAGGTGGTCACCCAGGAGGTGGAGGTCACCAAGGTCGACGCCCCGGGGATCACCCGGGGAAGCCCCCCGCGCTTCCGCGAGGGCAACGTGCTGGTGGCCTCGGTGAACGACTCCGAGAAGAACATCGGCGGGGCCCTGGTCGACGGCGCCGGGCAGGTGGCCGCGCTCTGGTTCTCGGTCCTCGACGGGCGCAACGGCCGGATGCTCGCCCTGCCCACCTATCTGATCAAGGACCTCCTCCCCGCCCTGCGGCAGGGCAAGGCGCCCACGGTCCGCACCCTGGGCGCCGACCTCGCCCTCACCCCCCTCGCCAGCGCCCGGGACCAGGGGCTCTCGGCGAAGTGGATCGCCGAGTTCCAGAAGGCGGGCCTGCGCCGCCTCCTCTCGGTCGCGCGCCTGGCCAGGGGCGTCCCCGCCAGCGAGGTCCTCGAGGAGGGCGACCTCCTCCTGCGGGTGGGGGGCCGGCTGGCCGCCGACTACCGCACCGTCGAGCAGGCCGAGCGGGGCGAGGAGCTGCGCCTGACCGTGCTGCGGGAGGGCAAGGAGCTCGAGCTCCAGGCGAAGACCGTCCCCCTCTCGGGGCGCGGCACCGAGAAGATCGTGCTCTGGGCCGGCGCCCTCCTCCAGGAGCCCCACTGGCCGCTGACCGCCGACTGGGGCCAGCCCCGGGAGGGCGTCTACATCTCCTGGGTCTCGGCCGGCTCCCCCGCGCAGCGCTACCCGCTTCAGCCCACGCGGCGGATCGTCGCGGTGCAGGGCGAGAGCGTCGCCGACCTCGAGGGCTTCCTGGCCGCGGTGAAGGATCTGCCTGAGCGCGCGGTGGTCCGCCTCGACACGGTCGATCTGCAGGGCCGCCCCGACGTCGTCACCCTCCTGCTCGACCTGGCCAACTGGCCCACCTCCCGCCTCGACTGGAAGCCGGAGGGGTGGGTGCGGACGCCCTAG
- a CDS encoding DUF4340 domain-containing protein produces MSRAAWGWSLTLLVLLVGAYFAWTHEATVTSGESTPVVILDLKADQIDRVSFATAKREAVLEAKSDANGRYYVVSLTETVGKKADDSGAELPEPEPGEGEGEGEEGEAPLPEAPEAPDAAPAPAAPEAGEPAAEKKTRRFAGGRSAERLLDRLAPLTALRAMDEVPEERLEKLGLKPAEATFSITRGDRTWTFGVGGQAFGGSRRYLHEEGTSKVYLVEATALRNLEGAERQLLERSIIGLKREEVAAVEARSGERSQRLVQQNRADRRAAYWAFAAKPEEKSSVASGWIDKIFRLRVDTYVEAIPAGVEEACRFVTEQEGSKVEVVLHRWMSPAGEPEIYATSSYLRLPVKVYKQSGVEVIDDLGTLFTE; encoded by the coding sequence ATGAGCCGGGCAGCCTGGGGATGGTCCCTCACTCTCTTGGTGCTGCTCGTCGGCGCCTACTTCGCCTGGACCCACGAGGCGACGGTCACCTCCGGCGAGAGCACCCCGGTGGTGATCCTCGACCTGAAGGCCGATCAGATCGACCGCGTGAGCTTCGCCACCGCGAAGCGCGAGGCGGTCCTCGAGGCGAAGAGCGACGCCAACGGCCGCTACTACGTCGTCTCGCTCACCGAGACCGTGGGGAAGAAGGCCGACGACTCCGGCGCGGAGCTCCCCGAGCCCGAGCCCGGAGAGGGCGAGGGTGAGGGCGAGGAGGGCGAGGCCCCGCTCCCGGAGGCGCCCGAGGCCCCCGACGCCGCCCCGGCCCCCGCGGCGCCGGAGGCAGGGGAGCCCGCCGCCGAGAAGAAGACCCGCCGCTTCGCCGGCGGGCGCAGCGCCGAGCGCCTCCTCGATCGCCTCGCACCCCTGACCGCCCTGCGAGCCATGGACGAGGTACCCGAGGAGCGGCTGGAGAAGCTCGGCCTGAAGCCGGCCGAGGCGACCTTCTCGATCACCCGGGGCGACCGCACCTGGACCTTCGGGGTGGGCGGCCAGGCCTTCGGCGGCTCCCGCCGCTACCTCCACGAGGAGGGGACCTCCAAGGTCTACCTCGTCGAGGCCACCGCCCTTCGCAACCTCGAGGGCGCCGAGCGGCAGCTCCTCGAGCGCAGCATCATCGGCCTGAAGCGGGAGGAGGTGGCCGCCGTCGAGGCCCGCTCCGGCGAGCGCTCCCAGCGCCTCGTCCAGCAGAACCGCGCCGATCGTCGCGCCGCCTACTGGGCCTTCGCGGCGAAGCCCGAGGAGAAGAGCAGCGTGGCCAGCGGCTGGATCGACAAGATCTTCCGCCTGCGGGTCGACACCTACGTCGAGGCCATCCCGGCCGGCGTCGAGGAGGCCTGCCGCTTCGTCACCGAGCAGGAGGGCAGCAAGGTCGAGGTCGTCCTCCACCGCTGGATGTCCCCCGCCGGAGAGCCCGAGATCTACGCGACCTCGAGCTACCTGCGCCTGCCGGTGAAGGTCTACAAGCAGAGCGGCGTCGAGGTGATCGACGACCTGGGGACCCTCTTCACCGAGTGA
- a CDS encoding CDP-alcohol phosphatidyltransferase family protein encodes MDASVEGAQRRLVPSPAWLQRLEQALGSRIPLHPNLISAVKLLVVTPLVILSLRQLELIPGGPRVAVAAFLAFAALDYLDGVVARARGLATAFGRIFDRVCDYPLLFVFAGFCLEVLPAPLVAVKLGLDLLLFVLYLLGRGSTQNRLRTVMSYATLLSLFFLSQGLLPHLLTPKVVTALLAINIAFTSLVVAHNLDLLQKRFLADLLSATNLACGIFSMHFASHGRFEISLLFLLLGAACDGLDGAAARRWGGTRWGVYSDDVADAVNYGLAPGVVLAFALGGLEGVAIGAAYAIFTIGRLVYFTLNKAGSDPAHFAGAPSTVGALIAICAAILFPHTPALTGLLVGVACAQMVSFTTPYLHLGRRLEQEPRVLRAAPAYLLLLLVGGLAFGLKGTVALILLTNLVYGFLPALTAFRRLLALRAGRHPGPT; translated from the coding sequence ATGGACGCTTCCGTCGAAGGGGCGCAGCGCCGCCTCGTCCCCTCCCCCGCCTGGCTCCAGCGCCTCGAGCAGGCGCTGGGCTCCCGCATCCCCCTGCACCCGAACCTGATCTCGGCGGTGAAGCTGCTGGTGGTCACGCCGCTGGTGATCCTCTCGCTGCGGCAGCTCGAGCTGATCCCCGGCGGGCCGCGGGTGGCGGTGGCGGCCTTCCTCGCCTTCGCCGCCCTCGACTACCTCGACGGGGTGGTCGCCCGGGCCCGCGGCCTCGCCACCGCCTTCGGCCGGATCTTCGATCGGGTCTGCGACTACCCCCTGCTCTTCGTCTTCGCCGGCTTCTGCCTCGAGGTGCTGCCGGCGCCGCTGGTCGCCGTGAAGCTCGGCCTCGACCTGCTGCTCTTCGTCCTCTACCTGCTCGGCCGCGGCTCGACCCAGAACCGCCTGCGCACGGTGATGAGCTACGCCACCCTGCTCTCCCTCTTCTTCCTCTCCCAGGGTCTGCTGCCCCACCTCCTGACCCCGAAGGTGGTGACCGCGCTGCTCGCGATCAACATCGCCTTCACCTCGCTGGTGGTCGCCCACAACCTCGACCTGCTCCAGAAGCGCTTCCTGGCCGACCTCCTCTCGGCGACGAACCTCGCCTGCGGGATCTTCTCGATGCACTTCGCGTCCCACGGCCGCTTCGAGATCAGCCTGCTCTTCCTGCTGCTCGGCGCGGCCTGCGACGGCCTCGACGGCGCCGCGGCCCGCCGCTGGGGAGGCACCCGCTGGGGGGTCTACTCGGACGACGTCGCCGACGCGGTGAACTACGGCCTCGCCCCCGGGGTGGTCCTCGCCTTCGCCCTCGGCGGCCTGGAGGGCGTGGCGATCGGCGCCGCCTACGCGATCTTCACGATCGGCCGCCTCGTCTACTTCACCCTGAACAAGGCCGGCTCCGATCCGGCCCACTTCGCCGGCGCCCCCAGCACCGTCGGCGCGCTGATCGCGATCTGCGCGGCGATCCTCTTCCCCCACACCCCGGCCCTGACCGGGCTGCTGGTCGGCGTGGCCTGCGCCCAGATGGTCTCCTTCACGACGCCCTACCTCCACCTCGGCCGCCGGCTCGAGCAGGAGCCCCGCGTCCTGCGGGCGGCGCCCGCCTACCTCCTCCTGCTCCTGGTGGGCGGCCTCGCCTTCGGCCTGAAGGGGACCGTCGCCCTGATCCTCCTGACCAACCTGGTCTACGGCTTCCTCCCCGCGCTCACCGCCTTCCGGCGCCTGCTCGCCCTGCGCGCCGGGCGCCACCCGGGTCCGACCTAG
- a CDS encoding M20/M25/M40 family metallo-hydrolase, producing MQSTAERMRAEIAEGLEAGPRGACSEGERALGRLLEERWGAFAGEARAEAFRCQPHAFLGFIPFVSLLTLAALALLPRWPAASASLAAVSLLVTVFELLLYRELVDPLFPTRTGHNIVARIAPAGEIERRVVLSAHQDAAYEFNLWYWFKGAGVGVNVLGLGAAPLHAGVVGGLAWAGLLEAGTLSTLAWVGALLAPFAALHLLFHTFRVVPGAMDDLAGLAAITAAARELSREGLEHTELLLLGCSAEECGLRGAKRYVAAHREELLATPTLNLNVDGVYDERFLTVITRELTTGVRHSPALIELAQESARTLGQPMRPGIIPFGATDASAFGQAGVETVSLLCQDIGRLAPNYHTRLDTLERVRPEALTVMRDLLIEMVRRLDRP from the coding sequence ATGCAGAGCACGGCCGAGCGGATGCGGGCGGAGATCGCCGAGGGGCTGGAGGCCGGCCCGCGGGGCGCCTGCTCCGAGGGTGAGCGCGCCCTGGGGCGCCTGCTGGAGGAGCGCTGGGGCGCCTTCGCCGGAGAGGCGCGCGCCGAGGCCTTCCGCTGCCAGCCCCACGCCTTCCTGGGCTTCATCCCCTTCGTCTCGCTCCTGACCCTCGCCGCCCTCGCGCTCCTGCCGCGCTGGCCCGCCGCCTCGGCGTCGCTGGCCGCGGTCTCGCTCCTGGTCACCGTCTTCGAGCTGCTCCTCTACCGGGAGCTGGTCGATCCCCTCTTCCCGACCCGGACCGGCCACAACATCGTCGCGAGGATCGCGCCGGCGGGGGAGATCGAGCGGCGGGTCGTGCTCAGCGCGCACCAGGACGCGGCCTACGAGTTCAACCTCTGGTACTGGTTCAAGGGCGCCGGGGTGGGGGTCAACGTGCTCGGCCTGGGGGCCGCGCCGCTCCACGCCGGGGTCGTCGGTGGCCTGGCCTGGGCCGGCCTGCTCGAGGCGGGGACCCTCTCCACCCTCGCCTGGGTCGGGGCCCTGCTGGCGCCCTTCGCTGCCCTCCACCTGCTCTTCCACACCTTCCGCGTCGTGCCCGGGGCGATGGACGATCTCGCCGGCCTGGCCGCCATCACCGCTGCGGCGCGGGAGCTCTCCCGCGAGGGCCTCGAGCACACCGAGCTCCTGCTCCTCGGCTGCTCGGCGGAGGAGTGCGGGCTGCGCGGCGCCAAGCGCTACGTGGCCGCCCACCGGGAGGAGCTGCTGGCGACGCCGACCCTGAACCTCAACGTGGACGGCGTCTACGACGAGCGCTTCCTGACGGTGATCACCCGCGAGCTGACCACGGGCGTGCGCCACTCTCCGGCGTTGATCGAGCTGGCGCAGGAGAGCGCCCGGACGCTCGGGCAGCCGATGCGGCCCGGGATCATCCCCTTCGGGGCCACCGACGCCTCGGCCTTCGGACAGGCGGGCGTCGAGACGGTCTCCCTGCTCTGCCAGGACATCGGCCGGCTGGCGCCCAACTACCACACCCGGCTGGACACCCTCGAGCGGGTGCGGCCCGAGGCGCTCACGGTCATGCGCGATCTCCTGATCGAGATGGTGCGCCGCCTCGATCGGCCCTAG